Proteins co-encoded in one Corylus avellana chromosome ca9, CavTom2PMs-1.0 genomic window:
- the LOC132192250 gene encoding sorting nexin 1 isoform X2, translating to MITTLMEQQRSVTASSQSPRSPSSQPYLSVSVTDPVKLGNGVQAYVSYRVITRTNLPEYQGPEKIVIRRYSDFIWLRDRLFEKYKGIFIPPLPEKSAVEKFRFSAEFIEMRRQALDIFVNRVASHHELQQSEDLRTFLQADEETMERLRSQETGIFKKKPSDFMQIFKDVQSKVSDVVLGKEKPVEESNPEYEKLKHYIFELENHLAEAQKHAYRLVKRHRELGQSLSDFGKAVKLLGACEGNSLGMAFSELGAKAETLSVKLQKEAHQILMNFEEPLKDYVRAVQSIKATIAERANAFRRHCELAETIKLKEINLNKLSLIRSDRVGEAEMEYNELKAESDEATQTFETIVRLMNEEIVCFQEQKTLDMGTAFHQFAKGQARLANGIADAWRSLLPKLESCSSS from the exons ATGATTACCACG CTCATGGAGCAGCAGAGGAGTGTAACGGCGTCGTCGCAGAGCCCTAGATCTCCGTCTTCGCAACCGTACCTGTCGGTCTCGGTGACTGATCCTGTGAAATTGGGCAATGGTGTCCAAGCCTATGTCTCCTACCGAGTCATCACCAGG ACAAATTTACCTGAATACCAAGGTCCAGAGAAGATTGTTATTCGACGTTACAGTGATTTCATTTGGTTACGTGATCGTCTTTTTGAGAAGTACAAAGGCATTTTTATCCCTCCTCTTCCTGAGAAAAGTGCTGTAG AGAAGTTTCGTTTCAGTGCTGAATTCATCGAGATGAGGCGTCAAGCATtggatatatttgttaatcGAGTAGCTTCACATCATGAGCTTCAGCAAAGTGAGGATCTGAGAACCTTCTTGCAGGCAGATGAAGAG ACAATGGAGAGGTTAAGGTCACAAGAGACTGGTATTTTTAAGAAGAAGCCCTCCGATTTTATGCAGATCTTCAAG GATGTACAATCTAAAGTGAGTGACGTTGTTCTTGGGAAGGAAAAGCCTGTGGAAGAGTCAAATCCTGAATATGAGAAGCTGAAGCACTACATCTTTGAGCTTGAGAACCACTTGGCTGAAGCTCAGAAGCATGCATACCGTCTTGTAAAGAGGCACAGAG AGTTGGGGCAATCTCTGTCAGATTTTGGGAAGGCTGTCAAGCTTCTTGGTGCTTGTGAAGGAAATTCTCTAGGGATGGCATTTTCTGAGCTTGGGGCAAAAGCAGAGACATTGTCAGTTAAGCTGCAAAAGGAG GCACACCAAATCTTGATGAACTTTGAAGAACCCTTGAAAGATTACGTGCGCGCTGTACAATCAATTAAG GCGACTATAGCAGAGAGGGCCAATGCCTTTAGGCGACATTGTGAACTGGCTGAAACAATAAAGTTGAAAGAGATTAATCT TAACAAGCTCTCACTAATACGCTCTGATAGAGTAGGAGAAGCTGAGATGGAATATAATGAG TTGAAGGCAGAGAGCGACGAAGCAACACAAACTTTTGAGACGATTGTGCGATTGATGAACGAAGAGATAGTGTGTTTTCAGGAACAAAAAACTTTAGATATGGGAACTGCTTTTCACCAATTCGCTAAAGGACAGGCGCGTCTCGCAAATGGTATAGCAGATGCTTGGAGAAGTCTTCTTCCTAAGCTTGAATCCTGTTCCTCATCTTAA
- the LOC132192250 gene encoding sorting nexin 1 isoform X1 → MITTLMEQQRSVTASSQSPRSPSSQPYLSVSVTDPVKLGNGVQAYVSYRVITRQTNLPEYQGPEKIVIRRYSDFIWLRDRLFEKYKGIFIPPLPEKSAVEKFRFSAEFIEMRRQALDIFVNRVASHHELQQSEDLRTFLQADEETMERLRSQETGIFKKKPSDFMQIFKDVQSKVSDVVLGKEKPVEESNPEYEKLKHYIFELENHLAEAQKHAYRLVKRHRELGQSLSDFGKAVKLLGACEGNSLGMAFSELGAKAETLSVKLQKEAHQILMNFEEPLKDYVRAVQSIKATIAERANAFRRHCELAETIKLKEINLNKLSLIRSDRVGEAEMEYNELKAESDEATQTFETIVRLMNEEIVCFQEQKTLDMGTAFHQFAKGQARLANGIADAWRSLLPKLESCSSS, encoded by the exons ATGATTACCACG CTCATGGAGCAGCAGAGGAGTGTAACGGCGTCGTCGCAGAGCCCTAGATCTCCGTCTTCGCAACCGTACCTGTCGGTCTCGGTGACTGATCCTGTGAAATTGGGCAATGGTGTCCAAGCCTATGTCTCCTACCGAGTCATCACCAGG cAGACAAATTTACCTGAATACCAAGGTCCAGAGAAGATTGTTATTCGACGTTACAGTGATTTCATTTGGTTACGTGATCGTCTTTTTGAGAAGTACAAAGGCATTTTTATCCCTCCTCTTCCTGAGAAAAGTGCTGTAG AGAAGTTTCGTTTCAGTGCTGAATTCATCGAGATGAGGCGTCAAGCATtggatatatttgttaatcGAGTAGCTTCACATCATGAGCTTCAGCAAAGTGAGGATCTGAGAACCTTCTTGCAGGCAGATGAAGAG ACAATGGAGAGGTTAAGGTCACAAGAGACTGGTATTTTTAAGAAGAAGCCCTCCGATTTTATGCAGATCTTCAAG GATGTACAATCTAAAGTGAGTGACGTTGTTCTTGGGAAGGAAAAGCCTGTGGAAGAGTCAAATCCTGAATATGAGAAGCTGAAGCACTACATCTTTGAGCTTGAGAACCACTTGGCTGAAGCTCAGAAGCATGCATACCGTCTTGTAAAGAGGCACAGAG AGTTGGGGCAATCTCTGTCAGATTTTGGGAAGGCTGTCAAGCTTCTTGGTGCTTGTGAAGGAAATTCTCTAGGGATGGCATTTTCTGAGCTTGGGGCAAAAGCAGAGACATTGTCAGTTAAGCTGCAAAAGGAG GCACACCAAATCTTGATGAACTTTGAAGAACCCTTGAAAGATTACGTGCGCGCTGTACAATCAATTAAG GCGACTATAGCAGAGAGGGCCAATGCCTTTAGGCGACATTGTGAACTGGCTGAAACAATAAAGTTGAAAGAGATTAATCT TAACAAGCTCTCACTAATACGCTCTGATAGAGTAGGAGAAGCTGAGATGGAATATAATGAG TTGAAGGCAGAGAGCGACGAAGCAACACAAACTTTTGAGACGATTGTGCGATTGATGAACGAAGAGATAGTGTGTTTTCAGGAACAAAAAACTTTAGATATGGGAACTGCTTTTCACCAATTCGCTAAAGGACAGGCGCGTCTCGCAAATGGTATAGCAGATGCTTGGAGAAGTCTTCTTCCTAAGCTTGAATCCTGTTCCTCATCTTAA
- the LOC132161934 gene encoding protein S40-7-like — MESTGYRHRRSPSSDRFLGVFSFSPPSSSADASAVAGGDELNEAEFFWTTDFAEPSHSDDHRRHHRRSDLQQTTTSGIRAALSDADGHRPFLYQKPSISFTSSSSKVVPMFPRPPERECPQPVQCRNQSAPMKVPVLTEAMAKMRKGLLADVYDDEDDGGDDQMLPPHELVSRGSGVSPKTTFSVLEGVGRTLKGRDLRQVRNAIWRKTGLIKSFGSEKLIILHNFIFN, encoded by the coding sequence ATGGAATCCACTGGCTACCGCCACCGCCGGTCACCCTCCTCCGACCGTTTTCTCGGCGTCTTCTCCTTCTCACCACCCTCCTCCTCGGCAGACGCATCCGCCGTGGCTGGAGGAGACGAGCTCAACGAAGCCGAGTTCTTCTGGACCACCGATTTCGCCGAGCCCAGCCACTCCGATGACCACCGCCGCCACCATCGGCGGTCGGATTTACAGCAGACAACGACTTCCGGTATCCGCGCCGCACTTTCCGACGCAGATGGCCACCGGCCGTTTCTGTACCAAAAACCTTCGATATCGTTCACGTCATCGTCGTCGAAAGTGGTCCCGATGTTCCCGAGGCCGCCGGAGAGGGAGTGCCCGCAGCCCGTACAGTGCCGGAACCAGTCGGCGCCGATGAAGGTGCCGGTGCTGACAGAGGCCATGGCGAAGATGAGGAAGGGGCTGCTGGCTGACGTGTACGACGACGAAGACGACGGAGGCGACGACCAGATGTTGCCGCCTCACGAGCTCGTCTCCAGAGGCTCCGGCGTGTCCCCGAAGACGACGTTTTCTGTTCTAGAAGGAGTTGGTAGGACCCTTAAAGGAAGGGATCTCCGCCAGGTCAGAAACGCCATCTGGCGCAAAACTGGGTTGATTAAATCATTTGGCTCCGAGAAACtcataattttacataattttattttcaattaa
- the LOC132161889 gene encoding NAC domain-containing protein 90-like translates to MDDLPPGFRFYPTEEELVSFYLHNKLEGKREDLNRVMNRVIPVVDIYEFNPWDLPQFSGVLCYGDPEQWFFFIPRQESEARGGRPRRLTTTGYWKATGSPNYVYSSNNRMIGVKRTMVFYNGRAPNGKKTEWKMNEYKAIEGEASVSSSATPALRQEFSLCRVYKKSKCLRAFDRRPSGVVIGGDQPGGHPGGQPPAHRQVHHGDVASTSGRPIRSPAERTSSPESSSSGDHGHPSQAAGGSENMEMAVDNDPLWRWDQLIDQLAP, encoded by the exons ATGGATGATTTGCCACCTGGGTTTCGGTTCTACCCGACAGAGGAAGAGTTGGTTTCATTCTATCTGCATAACAAGCTGGAAGGGAAGCGAGAGGATTTAAATCGAGTTATGAACCGGGTTATACCAGTTGTGGACATATATGAGTTCAATCCATGGGATCTCCCAC AGTTTTCTGGAGTGCTTTGTTATGGAGACCCTGAGCAGTGGTTCTTCTTCATCCCCAGACAAGAGAGTGAAGCCCGAGGGGGCAGACCGAGGAGACTCACAACAACTGGGTACTGGAAAGCCACCGGCTCTCCTAATTATGTCTACTCTTCCAATAATCGCATGATTGGTGTGAAACGGACCATGGTTTTCTACAACGGAAGAGCTCCAAACGGGAAAAAAACCGAGTGGAAGATGAATGAATATAAAGCCATTGAAGGAGAGGCCTCCGTTTCCAGTAGTGCAACTCCTGCG tTACGGCAAGAATTTAGTTTGTGTCGAGTTTACAAGAAATCAAAGTGTTTGAGAGCATTTGACAGACGGCCGTCCGGAGTGGTTATAGGTGGTGATCAGCCAGGTGGTCATCCAGGTGGTCAGCCACCTGCTCATCGACAAGTTCATCATGGTGATGTGGCATCAACATCTGGCCGTCCCATCCGTTCACCGGCGGAGAGAACAAGCTCACCGGAGAGTTCATCCTCAGGAGACCATGGCCATCCCTCACAGGCTGCTGGGGGAAGTGAAAACATGGAAATGGCTGTTGATAATGATCCTTTGTGGCGTTGGGATCAATTAATTGATCAATTGGCACCCTAA
- the LOC132191524 gene encoding vacuolar protein sorting-associated protein 55 homolog → MFSASILLQILACAIYNNWWPMLSALMYVLVPMPCLFFGGGSTQFLTSRDGGGWIDAAKFMTGASAVGSLAIPIILRHAHMIQTGAMLIEFTSFFIFVCTVMCFHRASLEDDW, encoded by the exons ATGTTTTCAGCTAGCATCTTGCTACAGATCCTG GCTTGTGCAATATACAACAATTGGTGGCCCATGTTATCAG CTCTCATGTACGTGCTGGTGCCTATGCCTTGCTTATTTTTTGGAGGTGGTTCCACTCAGTTTCTGACTAGTAGGGATGGTGGGGG TTGGATAGATGCTGCTAAGTTTATGACTGGAGCTTCAGCTGTGGGGAGCTTAGCCATTCCGATTATCCTAAGGCACGCTCATATGATTCAGACAGGAGCTATGCTTATCGAGTTCACATCCTTCTTCATATTTGTTTGCACAGTCATGTGTTTCCACCGAGCTAGCCTAGAAGATGATTGGTGA